Genomic DNA from Leptotrichia wadei:
ACAAATTTTCTGTACCTTCCAATCCAAAATCTTTAAAATACGGCTTTGCAATTTCCCGTGCCTTATTTTTATTTTCACCTCTTATTACAAGTGGAAGCGCTACATTGTCAATAATTCTCTTATGTGGCAATAGTAAATCCTTCTGCAGCATATAACTTACTTTCCCGCATTTTCCAGTTATATCCTCTCCATCCATTTTCACATTTCCACCATCAGGTTCTAAAAGTCCTGCAACAATATTAAATAATGTAGTTTTTCCAGCTCCGCTTACTCCTAAAATACAAACCAGCTCATTTTCATACAAATCAATTGAAACATTTTCTAAAACTTTTTTATTTTTAAAAGAAATAGAAATATCTTTTATTTCCAGCTTTTTGTCTTTCTTCACTTAATATCTCCTTAATATAACATATTTTAGTCATTTGTAAAAATCTAAAAATTCCAATAAACAAAGCATTTTTAAATTTTCAGCTTCATTATTTTTCTCCACTATCTAACAAGGGGGATTGATCCCCTTTCTATTATAAATATTGCATTTTCTATTTCAGATACTCGTTACTATACCCAAAATCCTTGGGTATTTCACGTTTCACAGCCTTATTTTTATAAAGCCATTCATAAAATCCATTCCATCGATTTCCATCAATTATTCCCCATTCCTTGGCATCCGCCTGATATTCTTTAGAAATCCATTTTTGACTAGCCGTTACTAAATTTATATCCAGTTCAGGAGAATTTTTTACCAAGATTTTTGCTGATTCTTCAGGATTTTTTGCCGCATATTCATATCCCTTTTTTATTGCCCTCAAAACTTTTTTCGCAATTTCAGAATTTGCTTTTAAGTAATCGTTATTTGCAATAATTACTGGACTGTAATAATCAAGTTCCTTTCCATAGTCACGTAATTTTAAAAAGTTTGTCTTTAGTCCTGCCTTTTCTGTCGCAATTCCATCCCAGGCATAATAAACCCAGACAGCATCAATATCTGTTTTCAAGCTAGTAACAACGTTTGTTACAGTATAAGGAATTAATTTTACTTTAGAAAAATCTCCGCCGTTATCGGTTACCAATTTCTTCAAAATAGCCTGCTCAATATCATCTTCCCAAGTGGCATATCTTTTACCTTCCAATTTTTTTGGAGAATCTATCCCTTTTTCCTTCAATGAAATAATTCCAGATGTATTATGTTGAAGAATTGCTGCAACAGCCGTTACCGGCACAGGATTTTCCTTTGCAAACGATTTTGCCAGCGTATCCTGAAAACTTATTCCAAATTCTGCCCCGCCAGCTCCGATAAGTGCTGTCGTACTCCCTTCAGGCGGTTGCACAATTTCCACATCCACTCCTTCCTCTTTAAAATATCCCAGGTCTTTTGCCACATAAAGTCCTGTATGATTAGTATTTGGCACCCAATCTAGCACAATTCTTATTTTTTTATTATCTTTAGATTTCCCGCACGAAACAATAAGAATTAAGATTAAACATAAAATTAAGATTTTTGATACTTTTCTCATTTTTTTTACCTCTTTTCAATTTTTATAACTTTTTTATATTTTTTTAAATTATTATAAAATTTACAAATTTAATTAATACTTTTTTTTATTTTTATAGTTATTTTTCCCAAGTCATACACCATCTCTGAATTTTTTTTACAAAATACATAAGCAGCAAACTTATCCCGGAAATCAAAAAAATCACAGCAAACATCTTGTCAAAAGAATATGATTTTCTAACTCTTGTCATATAAACTCCAAGCCCGTCATATCCGCCCAGCCATTCAGCCACAACTGCCCCAATTATCGAATATGAAACTGAAATTCTAAGACCTGCAAAAAAATATCCAAGCGAACTCGGCAGCTTCAAGTGAATAAAATTCTGAAATGATGTCGCCCCCATTGTTTTCAGCAAATTTAACATATCTCTGTCAACCGAGCGAAATCCATCCAGCAGCCCAATCGTAATCGGAAAGAATGAAGTCAGTAAAATAAGCATAATTTTAGGCAATATTCCATATCCCATCCAGAGCACTAAAAGCGGTGCAATAGCAACTGTCGGTATCGTCTGCGTTATAACCAGAACAGGATAAATCATTTTATAGGCATATTCAAACCTATCCATAATAACCGCCACAACAAATCCCAGAATTATTCCCAATCCAAGTCCTAAAAATGCCTCAACAAGAGTAACTTCTGTATGCTTCATAAGCAACGGGAAATCTGAAACAAACGCTTTTACAACTTCAAATGGCGATGGCAGCATAAATTTTGGAATAATATTCACCATTGACAAAATTTGCCAAATCATCAGTAATACAGCAATAATAATACTTGATGCAATTTTATCTGTTATATTTTGAAATTTTTTCATCAATCTTTAAAATATCTCCTTTCGGTTTATAATTTATTTTTACATACGACATTACACCCTCAGCCCCTGCCTTCACAGCCACAACTTGACATTCCTTAACAATTTCCATAAGCTCGTCAAAATCCCCTTCTATCGTCGTCTCAAATGGAGCAACATTTATTTTCAGCCCTTTACTTTTAATAAATTCAATAACTTCATCAACAACCCTTACAACTTCATCACTTCCCACAACATTAGGTAGCACTTGAATTGCAACACTTGCATTGATTTCTTTTTTTTCCATAATTTATCATCCCTTTCTTTAACTTTATATTTTATAATAAATTTTCATTTAATAATTTTTAGTTAAAATTTTTTCAAACAAAAAATCCCCTTATCACAAGGAGATTCTATATTTCTATAAATTTTCTAAAATAATTTAAAGAGATATGCAAAATAACTTTAAAATTATTTCTTAGTTTTATATAAAATACTCCCTCCGACAGTATTACCTGTATCAGGTTATATGGGTTTAATTCTCAGCAAAATTGCTCCCCAGTATTCTTTCATTTTTCATTTTTCTACTGTTATTCTGTTTTCACATCTGCAAGATCTGAATATAATTCTTTTAGAATAATTTTTGTTTTGTCATCAATATTTACTAAATACCATTTATTTTTATCTTCAAATACCAAAGTTTTTTGATTTAATTCTAACTTTTGACCTTGAGCCAAAATTATACTTTTTGCAGGTATAATAGCATAATTTCTTCCAGCACTTGTCTGTCCTGTCTTTACATTTTCCAAATCATATTCATATTTTTCAAATTTCATATTTTGTGTAACATCTTTTAATAGCTGTAATGTCATTTCTTTTGCCTTTTGCGAGGTTGTAGAAAGATGTTTAGCTTCCCATTCCCAAAGTTTTTCAGGTACATTTTCCATACTTGAGCTTGCATCTCCTGCCATCGCATCCTTTGAAATTTTGTCAACTTTTTTAGAAATTTCAGGCTTCATTTTACTCCACCATTCTTGTGCCAATTCATTTTGTGCCTGCTCTACATTCTTACAAATTTTTTCATCTCGCTTTTCTTTACATTTTAAAACTGTTTCTTTATAGCAATTTATCATTTTTTTTCAAATTTTCTATGCTATATTTATTTCCACAAGATGTAAAAATCATTGTTGAAACTGAAATTAGAAGTAATAATTTTATTTTTTTCATTTTTCCTCCAAAAAGTTTATTATTAATAATTATACCCTATTTTTTCATATTTTCAAAATTTATTTTTTCATTAAATTATTTTCCAAAAACTTCAATTGTAGAAAAAATAGTTAATTTTAAATATTCTTAATTTTTTATAAAGATAGATTGTATAATAAAATACAACAAATTTAAAATAAAACAGAAGTAACTGCTTCCTGAAGTGTATTAAAATTATGGGCTATCTCTTTTAATTTCTTCTTAAGGCTAAGCCCATACTTTTTCTATTGGATTTAAATTCAGTAAATATGGCGGAAGGAATAAAGGATATGACTATAAACTGGAAGAGCTTACAGATGAGCTTATAATTAGAAACAAAGGAATGTATGAAGTTATCAAACTGGAAAAAGGAAAGCTTTTTTGAAGGAAAAAATAACAAGATAGAAGCAATAAAAAGGTTGTCTTATAGGATAAAAAAATTCGATAACCTGAAAAAGCTTATTCAGCTTAGAATCTCTTAAGGGTATCGAACTTTTTTCAATCCCGTACTTGACAAATAGCCTAAAAATAATATACAATACAATTAAAATATCTTAAAAATAATAACTACTTTTTTTATATAGTATCGTCTATTTAATCTAAAAAATTCATTATAAATAAATTTAGTTTGTATAATAAAAAAATTGAAAGAGAGTGCTATGATAAGAACTGATAAGGAAAAATTTCTAGAAAAAATTAAAGAAAATATTGATATTCAAAATTTAAAAGGAGATGGAAAAATATTTTCATATGTAAACAGAGACTATCTCGCAGGAGATAATAAAAAATATATGAATATGTATAATAAATTATCATTCTGGTATGATTTTGGTGAAAAATGGATAGGATTGTTCAGATACGGGAATACGATTTCTGAAATGAGAAAAAATCTTATGGAACATCTGGAGTGGAGAAATGGCATTTCTGTTTTATATGTTTCTATCGGTACAGGAAAGGATTTAAATTTTATTCCACAGAATGTTGATTTAAAATCTTTAGATTTTACAGGTATAGACATTTCCTATGGAATGTTAAAAAAATGTCATTCCATCTGGAAAAAAAGAACAAATCTTACATTAGTAAATTGCTGTGCTGAAGATTTACCTTTTAAAGACAATGTTTTTGATATTGTTTTTCATGTGGGAGGAATTAATTTTTTTACTGATAAGGCTCTAGCTATAAAAGAAATGATTCGTGTATCAAAACCTGGATCAAAGATAATGATTGCGGATGAAACTGCAGATTTTATTAAAAATCAATATAAGAAAAGTATTTTTACAAAAGATTACTATAAAAATACAGATTTTGATTTAAGTGAAATCCAGAAATGTATACCTGAAGGTGTAAAAGAAAAGAAGACAGATTTTTTATGGAACAACAGATTTTATTGTATTACATTCAGAAAATAGAGCCAAAATGTATAAAGCAGCACCTTCAATATCAAATTTAAGATAGGAAGGAAGTTTTCCATTTTATCAAATAAAACAGAGGGAAAAATTCAAATAAAATGTATAATATTGAATTGAAACAGTACATTTCATAATGTTTCATAAAAAGTGATATTTACTCTTGCAATTTACCTTAAGATTTATCAATAATATTATACCTTTTTTCATACGTTTGTCATGCTATAATATGCAGGCAGGTCCGCAATCCTTCTCATACACAACAATATCTTTTAAACATCGAAAAAATCTTTTTCATCTCTCTTTCTTTAAAAATAAAGAGTTCCTAAAGACTAGAAACTCTCTATTTAATTTAAAATAATTTATAATTAAATAACAAGTTAGAAATGACAATAACAAGTATTACAAATAAATACAATGCATTATCCTTTACAAATTTAATAATATTTTTTCTATCTCCACTATTTAATTTAAATATTGAAAAAATTTCTTTATATTTTTTTCTTATTAGACCTATAATAAAAATTATAATAAGAACAACTATAAAGATTCCCATAGCTATCATTATATAATCATTATAATATGAATATTTTCCTAAATTTGCGATTATATTTAAAATTATATGTAATTTTATAGAATATTTTAGCGAATACCTATAAGTAATATATGAAAGAATAATTCCTGCTAAAATTACTCTCCCTATAGCATTTATATTAATATGATAAAATCCAAATAGAACCGAATTCATTATTATAGCTACTTTATATCCATGCTTCATTAAGTTATTCATTAATATTCCACGAAATATAATTTCTTCTAATATAGGAGCTATTAAAGAACTTAATATAATATTAGTAATTATATAATAAGTTGTACTTTCATAATTATATATAATTTTGCTCTCATTATTATAACCAATTCGGACATTTATCATTATAAAGTTTACAAATACTATTATACCCAAGTAAAATATAAGATTATTAAACCTTAAATTCTTTCGTTTAAAAAAATATTGATTTTCTTTCATAGTCTTTTTTAAATAAAATATTACTGGAAAAAATGACACCAGATATATTACAGTATCTGTAATACAATATACTTTTGAATTCTCAAAATATACAATATATTTTTCATTTATAATTTTAAATATGATATAAAAAAAACTTGTTAAGCATAAAAATAATGGTATATTTTTAATTTTTTTCATAAATTTATCCTTTTTAAAACCTAAAAGTATTATTCTTAGTTCTTACTTTTATTTATATTTTCAATAACTAGTATATAATATTTAAATTATTTAATTAATGTCTTTTGCAACTATTCCAACTTTTACTTATTTGTTGTGTGGCTTTCCACTTGTGATAGTCTTCTACCCTTGTCTAATTGCTGCCAATTGCAGGATGTTTTCCATCGTTTGGACCAAATAAAAATTGAAGACCTACATATGTCAAACTCTTTTAATCACTACAGCCCATTCTCTTTTACAGTTCTTTTTCTTTTCTCCACCATCAATTGTCATTAGTTCCATTTTATTTAATTCTACAATTTTCATTTTTATCACCTCTAAATTTTTTTAAATTATTAATATACGTATTATCCCCTCCCTTTATTACTATTTTTGTTAAATTGATTTTTATTTAATTTTTTAATAGTTTAAAATTATAATTAAAATAAATTATTCTAAAAACTAGGAATTCTCTATTTAAATTAAAATATCTTATAATTAAACTGATAAATACAGAAACTTACTTTTTCATCAAATTATTTTCCAAGAATTTCAATGCTTTCTCAACATCAGCTTCTTTTCCTTCTTCCGGCACATATTCAATATACTTTACAACATTATTTTCATCAACAATCATGAGTGCTCTTGTCAAAAGACCTTTTTCCTTTATAAAAAATCCATTTTGAATACCAAATTGATGATATTTAAAGTCAGAAACTGCTTTTAATCCATTAATTTCATTGGCTGTACAGAATCTTTCCTGAGCAATCTGTACAGGTTATATGGGTTTAATTCTCAGCAAAACTGCTCCCCAGTATTTTTCATTATTTCTATTTTATTTTAGCTAAATCTGGATACACATCCTTTAAGAAAATCATATACTCTTTTTCATAATTGATAATGTACCATTTATTTCCATCCTCAAATGCCATTGTTTTTCCTTCGCCGTTTATTTTTTGTCCATTATAAATTATTGTAACTTTGGTTGGTATAATTGCATAATTTCTTCCTGTTTCAGTTTTCCCTACTTTAACATTTTCAAAATCATAGGTATTTTCAATTATTTTCATATTATCTGTTAGTTTACTCATCGTTTTTATAGTTATATTTTTAAGTTCATTTACAGACATAGATCCCTTCTTAGCCAAGTATGTTAAAAATTTTTCCGGCATTTCATCAAAACTTGCTTTATAATTTCCTGCGACCAAATCTTTTGAGATTTTATTTAGCCGTATCTTAATCTCAGGTTTTACTCTTTCCCAAGCTTCCTTTGCTGTTTCTCCTTTTTTACTATTTTGAACAGTTGTATTCAAGTTTTGATTTCTATTTTTATTTGCAGGAGCAGTAAATGTAACAGCTGAAACAACTAACAATAATAAAATAATTTTTTTCATTTTTACCTCCAGAAGATTCATTTTTATTAATTATACCTCATATTTTTACATTTTCAAAATTTTTACTTTTTTATCAGATTATTTTCCAAGAATTTCAATGCTTTCTCAACATCAGCTTCTTTTCCTTCTTCCGGCACATATTCAATATACTTTACAACATTATTTTCATCAACAATCATGAGTGCTCTTGTCAAAAGACCTTTTTCCTTTATAAAAAATCCATTTTGAATACCAAATTGATGATATTTAAAGTCAGAAACTGCTTTTAATCCATTAATTTCATTGGCAGTACAAAATCTTTCCTGTGCAAACGGAGTATCAACAGTTACAGAGTAAAATTTCACATTTGTATGAGTTTTAGCAGCTTCATTTAACTGTTTTGTTTGTAGCGAACAGACTCTGGTGTCAAGTGACGGTGCTGTGTAAATTACCTTTATATTTTTATCTTCAAAAATATTTTTTTCTTCCAGTTTTGTATTCACTACTAGAGGTACTTCTTTTATTTTATCGCCAACTTTTAATTCTTTTCCAACTATTGTTATTGGAACTTTTCCCATTGTAATTTTTAAATTATTATCAGCTTTTAAAGTATCCAAATATTGTGTATATTCTGCATTCTGTCCTGCCTTTCCCGTTTCATTATCCACCTTTGATTTATTCTCACAAGCAATTAAGATTGCGGCTATCGCTCCTAATAATATTACCTTTTTCATTTTTTCTCCCTCTTCAAATAATTTTAGTTTTTTTGTAAAAATCTATAAAATCCAATTAATACAACTTTCGATTTTATTATTATTTATATACCTATTTGTATATTCAATTATAACCTTTTCATCTTTGAAAGTATAATAAAAATACAGTAAAAATTCTTTGGATCAAACAAAAACCTTTACTGTATAAAAATCATATTTTTATTTTTCCAAAATTTTATCTGCCAGCACCAATGCTATCTTCTTTTCTCCAACCATAAATTCCACAATCATACTTTTCATATCCACTTTTTTTATTTTTCCACGTCCAAATTTCTTATGTTTAACTACATCTCCAACTTTATATTTAGAATTCATATTTGGAACAGCAGCTTGAGAACTATTTAATTTTTTACCAAATGTTCCAATTTTATTTTTAGAAAACGGATTAAAATTTTCTACTTTAGGTGTAAAGCTTCTTGGATTTTGTAATTTATTTCCGTATTCTCCACTCACATATTCCAGATTTTCCTGCTTCATTTCATAGATAAATCTTGACGGACGACGTGCGTTATCATCTTTTCCCCAGATTTTTCTAGAAGATGAATATGAAATAAATAATTCCTTTTTTGCACGGGTTATCGCCACATAGCAAAGTCTTCGCTCTTCTTCCAGTTCTTCTTCTGGTGCATCAAAGGAAATTGATGGAAACAGTCCGTCCTCCATTCCAGCTAAAAAGACATAGTCAAATTCCAATCCTTTTGAACTGTGAATTGTCATAAGTTTTACATAATTTTCATCTTCTTCCATTTCATCAGTTGCCGAACTTAGTGAAATCATATCAAG
This window encodes:
- a CDS encoding ABC transporter substrate-binding protein; translation: MRKVSKILILCLILILIVSCGKSKDNKKIRIVLDWVPNTNHTGLYVAKDLGYFKEEGVDVEIVQPPEGSTTALIGAGGAEFGISFQDTLAKSFAKENPVPVTAVAAILQHNTSGIISLKEKGIDSPKKLEGKRYATWEDDIEQAILKKLVTDNGGDFSKVKLIPYTVTNVVTSLKTDIDAVWVYYAWDGIATEKAGLKTNFLKLRDYGKELDYYSPVIIANNDYLKANSEIAKKVLRAIKKGYEYAAKNPEESAKILVKNSPELDINLVTASQKWISKEYQADAKEWGIIDGNRWNGFYEWLYKNKAVKREIPKDFGYSNEYLK
- a CDS encoding CPBP family intramembrane glutamic endopeptidase, coding for MKKIKNIPLFLCLTSFFYIIFKIINEKYIVYFENSKVYCITDTVIYLVSFFPVIFYLKKTMKENQYFFKRKNLRFNNLIFYLGIIVFVNFIMINVRIGYNNESKIIYNYESTTYYIITNIILSSLIAPILEEIIFRGILMNNLMKHGYKVAIIMNSVLFGFYHININAIGRVILAGIILSYITYRYSLKYSIKLHIILNIIANLGKYSYYNDYIMIAMGIFIVVLIIIFIIGLIRKKYKEIFSIFKLNSGDRKNIIKFVKDNALYLFVILVIVISNLLFNYKLF
- a CDS encoding thioredoxin domain-containing protein, giving the protein MTRALMIVDENNVVKYIEYVPEEGKEADVEKALKFLENNLMKK
- a CDS encoding class I SAM-dependent methyltransferase, yielding MIRTDKEKFLEKIKENIDIQNLKGDGKIFSYVNRDYLAGDNKKYMNMYNKLSFWYDFGEKWIGLFRYGNTISEMRKNLMEHLEWRNGISVLYVSIGTGKDLNFIPQNVDLKSLDFTGIDISYGMLKKCHSIWKKRTNLTLVNCCAEDLPFKDNVFDIVFHVGGINFFTDKALAIKEMIRVSKPGSKIMIADETADFIKNQYKKSIFTKDYYKNTDFDLSEIQKCIPEGVKEKKTDFLWNNRFYCITFRK
- the tpx gene encoding thiol peroxidase — protein: MKKVILLGAIAAILIACENKSKVDNETGKAGQNAEYTQYLDTLKADNNLKITMGKVPITIVGKELKVGDKIKEVPLVVNTKLEEKNIFEDKNIKVIYTAPSLDTRVCSLQTKQLNEAAKTHTNVKFYSVTVDTPFAQERFCTANEINGLKAVSDFKYHQFGIQNGFFIKEKGLLTRALMIVDENNVVKYIEYVPEEGKEADVEKALKFLENNLIKK
- a CDS encoding thiamine-binding protein, with amino-acid sequence MEKKEINASVAIQVLPNVVGSDEVVRVVDEVIEFIKSKGLKINVAPFETTIEGDFDELMEIVKECQVVAVKAGAEGVMSYVKINYKPKGDILKIDEKISKYNR
- a CDS encoding ABC transporter permease, with the translated sequence MKKFQNITDKIASSIIIAVLLMIWQILSMVNIIPKFMLPSPFEVVKAFVSDFPLLMKHTEVTLVEAFLGLGLGIILGFVVAVIMDRFEYAYKMIYPVLVITQTIPTVAIAPLLVLWMGYGILPKIMLILLTSFFPITIGLLDGFRSVDRDMLNLLKTMGATSFQNFIHLKLPSSLGYFFAGLRISVSYSIIGAVVAEWLGGYDGLGVYMTRVRKSYSFDKMFAVIFLISGISLLLMYFVKKIQRWCMTWEK
- a CDS encoding ABC transporter ATP-binding protein produces the protein MKKDKKLEIKDISISFKNKKVLENVSIDLYENELVCILGVSGAGKTTLFNIVAGLLEPDGGNVKMDGEDITGKCGKVSYMLQKDLLLPHKRIIDNVALPLVIRGENKNKAREIAKPYFKDFGLEGTENLYPSKLSGGMKQRAALLRTYLFSSKVALLDEPFSALDAITKHKIHSWYLNIMNKIKMSTLFITHDIDEAILLSDRIYILAGSPGKIVAQINVELKNSQDKSYNNEDVIMSEKFIQYKREILKYL